The following are from one region of the Vibrio rarus genome:
- a CDS encoding CvpA family protein, with translation MNWIDFTILGVIGLSALISLVRGFVKEALSLVIWFGAFFIASQYYSRLAVYFTNIQDDMIRNGAAVAALFVVTLIVGAVINYTIGQLVQKTGLSGTDRVLGIVFGTLRGVLIVAAVLFFVDAFTTLSSSDWWRQSQLIPEFSRLIAPFFEHLKETSSFLSGVVKA, from the coding sequence ATGAATTGGATAGATTTTACTATTTTAGGTGTGATCGGCTTATCTGCGCTGATCAGTTTGGTTCGAGGTTTCGTAAAAGAAGCATTGTCCTTAGTGATATGGTTTGGCGCCTTTTTTATCGCTAGCCAATATTACTCAAGACTGGCTGTCTACTTTACGAATATCCAAGATGACATGATCCGAAATGGAGCGGCAGTAGCGGCTTTATTTGTAGTCACTTTGATTGTGGGTGCAGTGATAAACTACACCATAGGTCAGTTAGTGCAAAAAACCGGTTTGTCAGGTACAGACCGTGTTTTAGGTATTGTGTTTGGCACATTGCGTGGCGTATTAATCGTTGCCGCTGTGCTGTTTTTTGTGGATGCCTTCACTACCTTGTCGAGTTCTGACTGGTGGCGCCAATCACAATTGATCCCAGAGTTTAGTCGTCTGATCGCACCGTTTTTCGAACATCTTAAAGAAACGTCTAGCTTTTTATCCGGCGTGGTAAAAGCTTAA
- a CDS encoding SPOR domain-containing protein, whose amino-acid sequence MASKFQSRLVGTIVLVAVGVIVLPDILDGEKLHYKEEFVAIPIKPQLESEVESFKIQDPVDDAVSLPDEPVQEVIDEPIKAKPVLQHAHGQESHKGEHKPEHKTATHHSAPKKTATAQHKPEVVKVKEVKVVERNHYQDSGWIIQLVSLRSGDNAEKMAKDLRNKGYRASVVKANNFYRVIVGPDVSRSKLESQLPKLKKLSGAQGQIQTFKPLKP is encoded by the coding sequence ATGGCAAGTAAATTTCAGAGTCGCTTAGTGGGGACTATAGTGTTGGTTGCTGTAGGGGTGATTGTGCTTCCCGACATACTGGACGGTGAGAAATTACACTACAAAGAAGAATTTGTTGCGATCCCAATTAAACCGCAACTCGAATCAGAGGTAGAGTCGTTTAAGATCCAAGATCCTGTGGATGACGCGGTCTCTTTACCTGATGAACCGGTACAAGAGGTGATTGATGAGCCCATTAAGGCTAAGCCTGTTTTGCAACACGCTCATGGGCAGGAGTCACATAAAGGGGAGCATAAACCTGAGCATAAAACCGCGACTCATCATTCTGCACCTAAAAAGACCGCAACAGCGCAACATAAGCCTGAAGTGGTTAAGGTGAAAGAGGTGAAAGTGGTTGAGCGAAATCACTACCAAGACAGTGGCTGGATTATCCAGCTAGTATCATTGAGAAGTGGTGACAATGCGGAAAAAATGGCTAAAGACCTGCGTAACAAAGGTTATCGCGCTAGCGTGGTGAAAGCGAACAACTTTTATCGCGTCATTGTTGGCCCAGATGTCTCCCGTTCTAAATTAGAATCCCAGTTGCCTAAATTGAAAAAACTTTCTGGCGCACAAGGCCAGATTCAGACATTTAAGCCGCTAAAACCATAA
- the folC gene encoding bifunctional tetrahydrofolate synthase/dihydrofolate synthase codes for MSTHIPQATSSLSVWLDYLQSIHTSAIDLGLERISLVAEKSQPRLTKPAPKVITVAGTNGKGSTCAIMEAILLDAGYSVGVYSSPHLIRYNERVRINGQELADEHHVAAFHAIEVLRGDISLSFFEYATLAALHLFQVHNVDVVLLEVGLGGRLDATNIVDHDVSVITSLAIDHVDWLGDDINVIGFEKAGIFRSAKPAICGQPEAPMTVAAHADDIGATLYQVGYQYSYIDDGDLWHWQSGSFDVKNLPKPNLPLANAATALMALGVSDLNLTDMNIVNGLKRAQLAGRMQYLSQQPTIILDVAHNPHSAQYLVQQLQQRFPQQKIRAVVGMLHDKDVAATFNILSGCTEHWYPASLEGPRAASATELCQYLPKGTATYDNPVLAFEQALSEASADDIVVVMGSFFTVGAVLTHWQSRSNNGK; via the coding sequence ATGAGTACACATATCCCACAAGCCACATCATCCTTATCGGTGTGGCTTGATTATTTACAATCCATTCATACCAGTGCAATCGACTTAGGTTTAGAGCGCATTTCTTTAGTTGCTGAAAAATCACAACCTCGTTTAACTAAGCCTGCCCCTAAAGTCATTACGGTTGCTGGGACAAATGGTAAGGGTTCTACCTGTGCCATTATGGAAGCCATATTGCTTGATGCTGGATACAGTGTCGGTGTGTATAGTTCTCCTCATTTAATTCGTTACAACGAGCGTGTGCGTATTAACGGGCAAGAGCTTGCTGATGAGCACCATGTAGCGGCTTTTCACGCCATCGAAGTATTACGCGGCGATATCAGCCTTAGCTTCTTTGAATACGCCACTCTTGCTGCGCTACATCTGTTTCAAGTGCATAACGTTGATGTGGTGTTACTTGAAGTGGGGTTAGGCGGTCGTTTAGATGCCACTAATATCGTGGATCATGACGTCAGTGTCATTACCAGTTTGGCCATTGATCATGTGGATTGGTTAGGGGACGATATTAATGTGATCGGTTTTGAAAAAGCCGGTATTTTTCGCTCAGCAAAGCCAGCCATTTGTGGGCAACCAGAGGCGCCAATGACCGTGGCCGCTCATGCTGATGATATTGGTGCCACACTATATCAAGTGGGTTATCAATATTCTTATATCGATGACGGTGACTTATGGCATTGGCAATCAGGCAGTTTTGACGTTAAAAACTTACCTAAACCCAATCTGCCTTTAGCTAATGCAGCAACAGCATTAATGGCATTGGGTGTGTCTGATCTTAATTTGACGGATATGAACATAGTTAACGGCCTTAAACGGGCGCAGTTAGCGGGAAGAATGCAATATTTATCCCAGCAACCGACAATCATTTTAGATGTGGCTCATAATCCACATTCAGCGCAATACTTAGTGCAGCAGTTGCAACAGCGTTTCCCTCAGCAAAAAATTCGCGCCGTAGTGGGAATGCTGCATGATAAAGATGTGGCGGCAACATTCAACATCTTGTCAGGATGCACTGAACATTGGTATCCCGCGTCACTAGAAGGCCCTAGAGCGGCTTCGGCTACAGAGTTGTGCCAATATTTACCGAAAGGTACGGCCACTTATGACAATCCTGTGTTGGCCTTTGAGCAGGCGCTGAGTGAGGCGAGTGCGGATGATATTGTCGTCGTGATGGGTTCATTTTTTACTGTTGGAGCCGTGCTGACGCATTGGCAATCAAGGAGCAACAATGGCAAGTAA
- the accD gene encoding acetyl-CoA carboxylase, carboxyltransferase subunit beta: MSWIEKIFNKSSISPSRKANVPEGVWTKCTSCGQVLYQAELQRNLEVCPKCDHHMRISARNRLDSFLDADGREELGAELEPKDKLKFKDTKRYKDRITAYQKSSGEKDALIVMKGALHGMPVVACAMEFKFMGGSMGSVVGARFVRAVEAAIENNCGMVCFSASGGARMQEALMSLMQMAKTSAALERLSKKGLPFISVMTDPTMGGVSASFAMLGDINIGEPRAVIGFAGRRVIEQTVREDLPEGFQTSEFLLEHGAIDMIVDRREMRQCVSSLIAKMTNNPSPLNVSGHKQSKDAEYEVPVAPEK, from the coding sequence ATGAGTTGGATTGAGAAGATTTTCAACAAAAGCAGTATTTCACCGTCGCGTAAGGCGAATGTGCCAGAAGGGGTTTGGACTAAATGTACCTCTTGTGGACAAGTTTTATATCAAGCCGAATTGCAACGTAATTTAGAAGTGTGTCCTAAATGTGACCACCATATGCGTATATCTGCTCGTAATCGTCTAGATAGCTTTTTAGATGCTGACGGTCGTGAAGAGCTTGGCGCTGAGCTAGAGCCTAAAGATAAACTTAAATTTAAAGATACCAAACGCTATAAAGACCGCATCACTGCATATCAAAAAAGCAGTGGCGAAAAAGACGCTTTGATTGTCATGAAGGGCGCGTTACATGGAATGCCGGTAGTGGCGTGTGCTATGGAATTTAAATTCATGGGCGGATCAATGGGATCGGTAGTAGGCGCGCGTTTTGTACGTGCTGTTGAAGCGGCCATTGAAAACAACTGCGGCATGGTGTGTTTCTCAGCCAGTGGCGGTGCACGTATGCAAGAGGCATTGATGTCTCTTATGCAAATGGCCAAAACCAGTGCTGCACTTGAGCGTCTGTCTAAAAAAGGTTTACCTTTTATCTCAGTAATGACGGATCCAACTATGGGTGGTGTTTCAGCAAGCTTTGCTATGTTGGGTGATATCAACATTGGTGAACCGCGTGCCGTTATCGGTTTTGCCGGACGTCGTGTTATTGAGCAAACCGTACGTGAAGATCTGCCAGAAGGTTTCCAAACCAGTGAGTTCTTACTGGAGCACGGCGCCATTGATATGATTGTTGATCGCCGCGAAATGCGTCAATGTGTGAGTAGCTTAATCGCTAAAATGACGAATAATCCATCACCTTTGAATGTTTCTGGTCATAAACAGTCAAAAGACGCTGAATACGAAGTACCCGTAGCGCCAGAAAAATAG
- the truA gene encoding tRNA pseudouridine(38-40) synthase TruA, with amino-acid sequence MRIALGIEYDGEKYFGWQRQNDFDSVQERVEKALSIVANHPVAVQCAGRTDTGVHGTGQVVHFDTDSSRKLVAWQMGVNANLPKDVAVRWAVDVSDEFHARFSATARRYRYVIYNHSLRPAILAKGVSHYHGDLDVDKMHQSAQSLLGENDFTSFRAAHCQSHSPFRNMMHINVTRHNSYVVVDIKANAFVHHMVRNIVGSLLEVGRGDQPVEWMAWLLAQKNRNLAGATAKAHGLYLVRVDYPEEFGIPELPMGPLFLPENL; translated from the coding sequence ATGAGAATCGCCCTTGGTATTGAATACGACGGAGAAAAATATTTTGGCTGGCAACGACAAAATGATTTTGACTCTGTTCAGGAACGTGTAGAAAAAGCGTTATCCATAGTGGCCAATCACCCAGTGGCAGTTCAATGTGCTGGCCGTACAGATACTGGGGTGCATGGCACTGGACAAGTTGTTCATTTTGACACCGACTCCTCGCGTAAATTAGTTGCATGGCAAATGGGCGTTAACGCCAACTTGCCAAAAGATGTGGCGGTTCGTTGGGCCGTCGATGTGAGCGACGAATTTCATGCCCGCTTTTCAGCGACAGCAAGACGCTACCGTTACGTTATCTACAATCACTCACTACGCCCTGCTATTTTGGCGAAAGGGGTGAGCCATTATCATGGTGATCTCGATGTAGACAAAATGCATCAATCGGCCCAATCGTTACTTGGTGAAAATGACTTTACTTCATTTCGAGCCGCTCATTGCCAGTCGCACAGCCCGTTTCGCAATATGATGCACATTAATGTTACTCGCCATAATAGTTATGTGGTGGTTGATATTAAAGCCAATGCGTTTGTACACCACATGGTGCGTAATATTGTGGGCAGCCTATTAGAAGTGGGTCGTGGGGATCAACCCGTTGAGTGGATGGCGTGGCTACTAGCACAAAAAAATCGTAATTTGGCTGGAGCAACAGCGAAAGCACACGGTTTGTATTTAGTTCGGGTGGACTACCCTGAGGAATTTGGCATACCAGAGTTACCTATGGGCCCCTTATTCCTGCCCGAAAATCTGTGA